From the genome of Ralstonia pickettii, one region includes:
- a CDS encoding FAD/FMN-binding oxidoreductase, whose amino-acid sequence MNAPLLIDAKLTAQDAAPRLREIPYNYTSFSDREIVIRLLGESAWQILDELRAERRTGRSARMLYEVLGDIWVVRRNPYLQDDLLDNPKRRQMLIDALNHRLAEIEKRRVADHDSHHDPVGDERASKVQQLVVHARRAVKAFQEEFAQVYDLRRRAQKVLGRVTAKDNIKFDGLSRVSHVTDATDWRVEYPFVVLTPDTEEEIAGIVKGCFELGLTIIPRGGGTGYTGGAVPLTPFSAVINTEKLERLDAVEMTDLPGVDHPVATIYSGAGVVTRRVADAAEKAGLVFAVDPTSIDASCIGGNVAMNAGGKKAVLWGTALDNLAWWRLVDPDGNWLEVTRLNHNLGKIHDAPVVTFELKWFDGNAPVGAKLLRTETLTIEGRKFRKEGLGKDVTDKFLAGLPGVQKEGCDGIITSARWILHRMPKSIRTVCLEFFGQARDAIPSIVEIKDYLDAETKKPGGAILAGLEHLDERYLRAVGYATKSKRNAFPKMVLIGDIVGDDDDAVARATSEVIRLANGKSGEGFVAVSPEARKKFWLDRSRTAAIAKHTNAFKINEDVVIPLNRMGEYTDGIERINIELSIKSKLKLTDALLDFFAGSNLPLGRTDDANEIPSAELLEDRVQQAQQLLRATRARWQYLLDHLDTPVTTARASLIGLGLGYLAQTIDDRLVNQPDANLFHLLQDRTIRVSWKAEIRAELRKIFNGGEFKPILDEAQAIHKKVLRGRVFVALHMHAGDGNVHTNIPVNSDDYDMLQDAHKAVARIMTLARSLDGVISGEHGIGITKLEFLTDEEIADFAAYKRRVDPNGRFNKGKLLRDINDPQGLAADLRNAYTPSFGLMGHESIIMQQSDIGAISESIKDCLRCGKCKPVCATHVPRANLLYSPRNKILATSLLIEAFLYEEQTRRGVSVKHWEEFADVGDHCTVCHKCVTPCPVKIDFGDVSMNMRNLLRKMGQKKFNPGTAAAMFYLNATNPETINLTRKVMFDWGYKAQRLGNDILKKFAKKQTAHPPATVGRPPVREQVIHFINKKMPGNLPKKTARALLDIEDNEIVPIIRNPKATTPDSEAVFYFPGCGSERLFSQVGLATQAMLWHAGVQTVLPPGYLCCGYPQRGTGQFDKAEKIVTDNRVLFHRVANTLNYLDIKTVVVSCGTCYDQLAGYEFDKIFPGCRIIDIHEYLLEKGVKIDGVQGTRYMYHDPCHTPIKTMDPTKLVNQLMGGNIGADGQTRAIEKNDRCCGESGTLAISRPDISTQVRFRKEEEMQKGADKLRSLGQTSGQGGEAFNGDVKILTSCPACLQGLSRYTEDVSVQADYIVVEMARHVLGETWLQDYVAQANAGGIERVLV is encoded by the coding sequence ATGAATGCCCCACTTCTGATCGACGCCAAACTCACGGCGCAGGACGCTGCGCCCCGGCTGCGCGAGATTCCCTACAACTACACCTCGTTCTCGGATCGGGAAATCGTCATCCGTCTGCTGGGCGAGTCTGCGTGGCAGATCCTGGACGAACTGCGCGCTGAGCGCCGCACCGGCCGATCGGCACGCATGCTGTACGAAGTGCTGGGCGACATCTGGGTGGTGCGCCGCAACCCGTATCTGCAGGACGACCTGCTCGACAACCCGAAGCGCCGGCAGATGCTGATCGACGCACTCAATCACCGCCTGGCGGAGATCGAGAAGCGCCGCGTGGCCGACCACGATTCGCATCACGACCCCGTGGGCGACGAGCGCGCCAGCAAGGTGCAGCAACTCGTCGTGCATGCCCGCCGTGCCGTCAAGGCGTTCCAGGAAGAATTCGCCCAGGTGTACGACCTGCGCCGCCGCGCCCAGAAAGTGCTCGGCCGCGTCACCGCGAAGGACAACATCAAGTTCGACGGCCTGTCGCGCGTGTCGCACGTGACAGACGCCACCGACTGGCGTGTCGAATATCCGTTCGTCGTGCTCACGCCCGATACGGAAGAAGAGATTGCCGGCATCGTGAAGGGCTGCTTCGAGCTGGGCCTGACCATCATCCCGCGCGGAGGCGGCACCGGCTATACCGGCGGCGCCGTGCCGCTCACGCCGTTCTCGGCGGTCATCAATACCGAAAAGCTGGAACGCCTGGATGCGGTCGAGATGACCGACCTGCCGGGCGTTGACCACCCTGTGGCGACCATCTATTCGGGCGCCGGCGTGGTGACGCGACGCGTGGCCGATGCGGCGGAAAAGGCCGGCCTCGTCTTCGCCGTGGACCCGACCTCGATCGACGCGTCGTGCATCGGCGGCAACGTCGCCATGAACGCGGGCGGCAAAAAGGCGGTGCTGTGGGGCACCGCGCTGGATAACCTCGCCTGGTGGCGCTTGGTCGACCCGGACGGCAACTGGCTCGAAGTCACGCGCCTCAATCACAACCTGGGCAAGATCCACGATGCGCCGGTCGTCACCTTCGAGCTGAAGTGGTTCGACGGCAATGCGCCGGTCGGCGCCAAGCTGCTGCGCACCGAGACCCTGACCATCGAAGGCCGCAAGTTCCGCAAGGAAGGCCTCGGCAAGGACGTCACCGACAAGTTCCTGGCCGGCCTGCCCGGCGTGCAGAAGGAAGGCTGCGACGGCATCATCACCAGCGCGCGCTGGATTCTGCACCGCATGCCCAAGTCGATCCGCACCGTGTGCCTGGAGTTCTTCGGCCAGGCACGCGACGCGATCCCCAGCATCGTCGAGATCAAGGATTACCTCGACGCCGAAACCAAGAAGCCCGGCGGCGCGATCCTCGCGGGCCTGGAACACCTTGATGAGCGCTACCTGCGCGCGGTCGGCTACGCCACCAAGAGCAAGCGCAACGCGTTTCCGAAGATGGTGCTGATCGGTGACATCGTCGGGGATGACGATGACGCCGTGGCGCGCGCCACCTCGGAAGTGATCCGCCTGGCCAACGGCAAGAGCGGCGAGGGCTTCGTGGCCGTGAGCCCCGAAGCGCGCAAGAAATTCTGGCTGGACCGCTCGCGCACAGCCGCGATCGCCAAGCACACCAACGCCTTCAAGATCAACGAAGACGTGGTGATCCCGCTCAATCGCATGGGCGAGTACACCGACGGCATCGAGCGCATCAACATCGAACTGTCGATCAAGAGCAAGCTCAAGCTGACCGACGCGCTGCTCGATTTCTTTGCCGGCAGCAACCTGCCGCTGGGCCGCACCGACGACGCCAACGAAATCCCCAGCGCTGAACTGCTGGAAGACCGCGTGCAACAGGCGCAGCAACTGCTGCGTGCCACGCGCGCACGTTGGCAATATCTGCTGGACCATCTCGACACGCCGGTCACCACGGCGCGCGCGAGCCTCATCGGCCTCGGCCTGGGCTACCTTGCGCAGACCATCGACGACCGTCTGGTGAACCAGCCCGACGCGAACCTGTTCCACCTGCTGCAGGATCGGACGATCCGCGTGTCGTGGAAGGCGGAGATTCGCGCCGAGCTGCGCAAGATCTTCAACGGCGGCGAGTTCAAGCCGATCCTCGACGAGGCCCAGGCGATCCACAAGAAGGTGCTGCGCGGCCGTGTGTTCGTGGCGCTGCACATGCACGCCGGCGACGGCAACGTGCACACCAACATCCCCGTCAACTCGGATGATTACGACATGCTGCAGGACGCCCACAAGGCGGTGGCCCGCATCATGACGCTGGCGCGTTCGCTGGACGGCGTGATTTCAGGCGAGCACGGCATCGGCATCACCAAGCTGGAATTCCTGACCGACGAAGAGATCGCCGACTTTGCTGCCTACAAGCGCCGCGTCGACCCGAACGGCCGCTTCAACAAGGGCAAGCTGCTGCGCGACATCAATGACCCGCAAGGCCTGGCCGCCGACCTTCGCAACGCCTACACGCCGTCGTTCGGCCTGATGGGGCACGAGTCGATCATCATGCAGCAGAGCGACATCGGCGCCATCTCGGAGTCGATCAAGGACTGCTTGCGCTGCGGCAAGTGCAAGCCGGTGTGTGCCACGCACGTGCCGCGCGCCAACCTGCTGTACAGCCCGCGCAACAAGATCCTGGCCACGTCGCTGCTCATCGAGGCCTTCCTGTACGAAGAACAGACGCGCCGCGGCGTATCGGTCAAGCACTGGGAAGAGTTTGCCGACGTGGGCGATCACTGCACGGTCTGCCACAAGTGCGTGACGCCGTGCCCGGTCAAGATCGACTTCGGCGATGTGTCGATGAACATGCGCAACCTCCTGCGCAAGATGGGGCAGAAGAAGTTCAACCCCGGCACCGCAGCGGCGATGTTCTACCTGAACGCGACCAACCCCGAGACCATCAACCTCACGCGCAAGGTGATGTTCGACTGGGGTTACAAGGCGCAGCGTCTGGGCAACGACATCCTGAAGAAGTTCGCCAAGAAGCAGACCGCTCATCCCCCGGCAACGGTGGGCAGGCCGCCGGTGCGCGAGCAGGTGATTCACTTCATCAACAAGAAGATGCCGGGCAACCTGCCCAAGAAGACCGCGCGTGCGTTGCTGGACATCGAAGACAACGAGATCGTCCCGATCATCCGCAACCCGAAGGCGACCACGCCCGATAGCGAAGCGGTGTTCTACTTCCCGGGCTGCGGCTCGGAGCGGCTGTTCTCGCAGGTGGGTCTCGCTACACAGGCAATGCTGTGGCACGCCGGCGTGCAAACGGTGCTGCCGCCGGGCTACCTGTGCTGCGGCTACCCCCAGCGCGGCACGGGCCAGTTCGACAAGGCCGAGAAGATCGTCACCGACAACCGCGTGCTGTTCCATCGCGTGGCCAACACGCTCAACTACCTCGACATCAAGACGGTGGTGGTGAGCTGCGGGACCTGCTACGACCAGCTCGCGGGGTACGAATTCGACAAGATCTTCCCGGGCTGCCGCATCATCGACATTCACGAATACCTGCTGGAGAAGGGCGTGAAGATCGACGGTGTGCAGGGTACGCGGTACATGTACCACGACCCTTGCCACACCCCGATCAAGACGATGGACCCGACCAAGCTGGTCAACCAGCTGATGGGCGGCAACATCGGCGCGGACGGCCAGACCCGCGCAATCGAGAAGAACGACCGCTGCTGCGGCGAGTCCGGGACGCTGGCGATCTCGCGCCCGGACATCTCCACGCAGGTCCGCTTCCGCAAGGAAGAGGAGATGCAGAAAGGTGCCGACAAGCTGCGCAGCCTTGGTCAGACCAGCGGCCAGGGCGGCGAGGCGTTCAACGGCGACGTGAAGATTCTCACGAGCTGCCCGGCATGTCTGCAGGGCTTGTCGCGCTACACCGAAGACGTTTCGGTACAGGCCGACTACATCGTGGTCGAGATGGCGCGTCACGTGCTCGGCGAGACCTGGCTGCAGGACTATGTGGCGCAGGCCAACGCCGGCGGCATCGAGCGGGTTCTGGTGTGA
- a CDS encoding HIT family protein: protein MTSATTGERAPGCALCEADGGEPVWRNAKARVVLVEHARFPGFCRVIWNDHVAEQTDLSDADRHWLMDVVSRVERVLRAELAPDKINLASFGNFVPHLHWHVIPRYRWDTHFPEAVWGPEQRAPDTARMAEITAKLPALSYALHAALADA from the coding sequence GTGACGTCTGCGACGACCGGCGAGCGCGCGCCCGGCTGCGCCCTGTGCGAGGCGGACGGCGGCGAGCCCGTCTGGCGTAATGCCAAGGCACGGGTGGTCCTGGTCGAGCACGCGCGCTTCCCCGGCTTCTGCCGCGTCATCTGGAACGATCACGTGGCCGAACAGACCGACTTGTCCGACGCAGATCGCCACTGGCTGATGGACGTCGTCAGCCGGGTCGAGCGCGTGCTGCGGGCCGAACTGGCGCCCGACAAGATCAACCTCGCCAGCTTCGGCAATTTCGTGCCGCATCTGCATTGGCACGTCATTCCGCGCTATCGTTGGGACACGCATTTTCCAGAGGCCGTCTGGGGCCCCGAGCAGCGCGCCCCTGATACCGCGCGCATGGCCGAGATCACGGCCAAGTTGCCGGCGTTGTCGTACGCGCTGCACGCGGCGCTGGCCGACGCTTGA
- a CDS encoding ABC transporter ATP-binding protein/permease codes for MTTPRTAATPDSHKDSISELTVHHGRLNLSETWHLIRPYWFSEDRHKAWGLLALVVALNLFLVYMNVLFTDWNRLFYNALEQKNYGEFWTQLGRFSWIAALLIFGSIMRLYYSMMLQMRWRTWITGSFLDDWLSKQAFYRLEQTHSADNPDQRIADDLRNFTDATLTLALGFLNSAVTLVSFFGILWAVSGPLAFSLGGHDFVIPGYMVWFALLYSIVGSVIIHFVGRPLIGLSFQQERYEAYFRFLLVRVRENSESIALYRGEPTEKAILRGRFERIRTNWNQLMEYTRRLTFASSGYAQFAIIFPFLVSAPRYFGGTLTLGGMMQVATAFGQVQDAMSWFVTNYRTLVTWKASTNRLIEFQRAIRAAEREEERRAGVRDVEVEAAAVPAIEARGLALNLPNRKPEDLLVEPFDMTLARGERVLINGPSGCGKSTLVRAVAGIWPYGSGRIEVPDDARVLFLPQRSYLPSGTLADALSYPDLATQYTAERLTQVLNACRLPTLVNLLDEVSNWSLRLSPGEQQRLAFARALLQRPDYLFLDEATSALDEDTEAFMYSLMLESMPDVTIVSVAHRSTVARFHHRRLRYVPEGNPLTAVSYRVVEEPAHMALAAS; via the coding sequence ATGACGACACCGCGCACCGCCGCCACGCCAGATTCCCACAAGGATTCCATCTCCGAGTTGACCGTTCACCATGGACGGCTGAACCTCTCGGAGACCTGGCACCTGATCCGCCCATACTGGTTTTCGGAAGACCGCCACAAGGCCTGGGGGCTGCTTGCATTGGTGGTCGCCCTGAACCTGTTTCTGGTCTACATGAACGTGCTGTTCACGGACTGGAACCGGCTTTTCTACAATGCGCTCGAGCAGAAGAACTACGGCGAATTCTGGACGCAGCTGGGCCGCTTTTCCTGGATTGCCGCGTTGCTGATCTTTGGCTCGATCATGCGTTTGTATTACTCGATGATGCTGCAGATGCGATGGCGGACGTGGATCACCGGTAGCTTCCTCGACGACTGGCTCAGCAAGCAGGCGTTCTACCGCCTGGAGCAGACGCACAGCGCCGACAACCCCGACCAACGGATCGCCGACGACCTGCGCAACTTCACCGATGCGACGCTCACCTTGGCGCTGGGTTTCCTGAATTCCGCTGTCACGCTGGTGTCGTTCTTCGGCATCCTGTGGGCGGTGTCGGGGCCGCTGGCGTTCAGCCTGGGCGGCCACGACTTCGTGATTCCCGGCTACATGGTGTGGTTTGCGCTGCTGTACTCGATCGTGGGCTCGGTCATCATCCACTTCGTGGGGCGGCCGCTGATCGGGCTGTCGTTCCAGCAGGAGCGTTACGAGGCGTACTTCCGTTTTCTGCTCGTGCGCGTGCGCGAGAACAGCGAGAGCATCGCCCTGTACCGCGGCGAGCCGACCGAAAAAGCCATCCTGCGCGGCCGTTTCGAACGCATCCGCACCAACTGGAACCAGTTGATGGAGTACACACGGCGCCTGACCTTTGCCAGTTCCGGCTATGCACAGTTCGCCATCATCTTTCCGTTTCTGGTGTCGGCGCCGCGCTACTTTGGCGGCACGCTCACGCTGGGCGGAATGATGCAGGTTGCCACCGCGTTCGGGCAGGTGCAGGACGCGATGTCGTGGTTTGTCACGAACTACCGCACGCTCGTCACCTGGAAAGCTTCCACCAACCGTCTGATTGAATTCCAGCGCGCCATCCGCGCCGCCGAGCGCGAAGAAGAGCGCCGCGCCGGCGTGCGGGATGTCGAGGTCGAAGCCGCCGCCGTACCCGCCATCGAAGCCCGCGGCCTCGCACTGAACCTGCCGAACCGCAAGCCCGAAGACTTGCTGGTCGAACCCTTCGACATGACGCTCGCGCGCGGTGAGCGTGTGCTCATCAACGGCCCGTCGGGCTGCGGCAAAAGCACGCTGGTGCGCGCCGTGGCCGGCATCTGGCCGTACGGCAGCGGTCGCATCGAGGTGCCGGACGATGCTCGCGTGCTGTTCCTGCCACAGCGCAGCTACCTGCCGTCGGGCACGCTGGCCGATGCGCTGTCGTATCCGGATTTGGCCACCCAGTACACCGCTGAGCGTCTGACCCAGGTGCTGAACGCATGCCGGTTGCCGACACTGGTCAATCTGCTGGACGAGGTCAGCAACTGGAGCCTGCGCCTGTCGCCTGGCGAGCAGCAGCGCCTGGCTTTTGCTCGTGCGTTGCTGCAACGCCCCGATTACCTCTTCCTCGACGAGGCCACCAGCGCACTCGACGAAGACACCGAGGCGTTCATGTACAGCCTGATGCTCGAATCGATGCCCGATGTGACGATTGTCAGCGTGGCGCACCGCAGCACCGTGGCACGTTTCCATCATCGCCGCCTGCGCTACGTCCCCGAGGGCAATCCGTTGACTGCGGTAAGCTATCGGGTGGTGGAAGAACCCGCGCACATGGCGCTGGCGGCTTCCTGA
- a CDS encoding gamma-butyrobetaine hydroxylase-like domain-containing protein codes for MAGLSADTPHPTGITVHTQSRVLEIAFADGKQFSLPFEYLRVLSPSAEVQGHGPGQEVLQTGKREVGIVGVEPVGNYAIRPLFSDGHDSGIYDWAYLYRLGVEHDALWQAYLDRLAAAGVDRDAPMAANAGHACGHSH; via the coding sequence ATGGCCGGACTTTCCGCCGACACCCCACACCCGACCGGTATTACCGTCCACACGCAATCGCGCGTGCTGGAAATTGCCTTCGCCGATGGCAAGCAGTTCAGCCTGCCTTTCGAATACTTGCGCGTGCTGTCGCCGTCGGCAGAAGTGCAGGGGCATGGGCCCGGACAGGAGGTTCTGCAGACCGGCAAGCGCGAGGTGGGCATCGTCGGCGTGGAACCGGTCGGCAATTACGCGATCCGGCCACTGTTCTCCGACGGTCACGATTCCGGCATCTACGATTGGGCTTATCTGTACCGCCTCGGCGTCGAACACGACGCACTCTGGCAAGCGTATCTCGATCGTCTGGCCGCCGCCGGTGTCGACCGTGACGCCCCGATGGCAGCCAACGCCGGCCACGCCTGTGGTCACAGCCACTGA
- the ubiE gene encoding bifunctional demethylmenaquinone methyltransferase/2-methoxy-6-polyprenyl-1,4-benzoquinol methylase UbiE produces MSQTHFGFQQVDEQEKAGKVAGVFHSVASKYDVMNDLMSGGLHRVWKMFTIAQAAVRPGYKVLDIAGGTGDLAKAFARQAGPTGEVWLTDINESMLRVGRDRLLDAGVLTPTALCDAEHIPFPNAYFDVVTVAFGLRNMTHKDRALAEMRRVVKPGGKVMVLEFSKVWQPLEKAYDLYSFKVLPWLGSKVAGDPESYRYLAESIRMHPDQETLKQMMEQAGFDSVEYFNLTAGVVALHVGRRL; encoded by the coding sequence ATGAGCCAAACCCACTTCGGATTCCAGCAGGTCGATGAGCAGGAAAAGGCCGGCAAGGTTGCCGGCGTGTTCCATTCCGTCGCGAGCAAGTACGACGTGATGAACGACCTGATGTCCGGCGGCCTGCACCGCGTGTGGAAAATGTTCACCATTGCCCAGGCAGCAGTGCGGCCTGGCTACAAGGTGCTCGATATCGCTGGCGGCACGGGTGATCTGGCGAAGGCCTTCGCGCGCCAGGCAGGTCCGACCGGCGAGGTCTGGCTGACCGACATCAACGAGTCGATGCTGCGCGTCGGCCGTGACCGGCTGCTCGATGCTGGCGTGCTCACCCCCACCGCCCTGTGCGACGCCGAGCACATTCCCTTTCCGAATGCTTACTTCGATGTGGTGACAGTGGCATTCGGCTTGCGCAACATGACGCACAAGGATCGCGCGCTTGCTGAAATGCGCCGTGTGGTGAAGCCGGGCGGCAAAGTCATGGTGTTGGAGTTTTCCAAGGTGTGGCAGCCGCTGGAGAAGGCCTATGACCTGTACTCGTTCAAGGTACTGCCCTGGTTGGGCAGCAAAGTGGCGGGCGACCCCGAGAGCTACCGCTACCTGGCCGAGTCCATCCGCATGCATCCGGATCAGGAAACGCTCAAGCAGATGATGGAACAGGCCGGATTCGACTCGGTCGAATATTTCAATCTGACAGCGGGTGTCGTGGCTCTGCACGTCGGCCGTCGCCTTTAA
- a CDS encoding Tim44 domain-containing protein, translating into MSLHWGGKLMAGALVATLALGTAIDANAKRMGGSRSIGKQSSTVTQRQQTPPATTPSPTQQAAPAAQPSPAAPAPTAPAAKPGRNWGGMLGGLAAGLGIGYLLSKFGLGAGLASLLSNLILIALVAFVVMWIIRKVRGSRPQGPAYATGGPSLGGDREPYVPQPAAPAPQAPTPAASSLNTGNASGLGAGAATAAQSWNLGGPAASTAQAVNAQPAAAAPQQPWGVPADFDTQAFLRNAKVYFIRLQAAWDAGNLNDIREFTTPEMFAEIKMDLADRGTSPNKTDVVSVEAEMLGIETQAAEYLASVRFSGMIREEANAPAQPFAEVWNLTKPTQGAGGWVLAGIQQLQ; encoded by the coding sequence ATGAGTTTGCATTGGGGTGGAAAATTGATGGCGGGCGCGCTGGTCGCGACGCTCGCACTGGGCACGGCAATCGATGCCAACGCCAAGCGCATGGGTGGCAGCCGCAGCATCGGCAAGCAGTCGTCCACCGTGACGCAACGCCAACAGACGCCGCCGGCCACAACGCCTTCGCCGACACAGCAGGCCGCACCGGCTGCGCAACCTTCGCCGGCCGCTCCGGCCCCGACCGCACCGGCGGCAAAGCCCGGACGTAACTGGGGCGGCATGCTCGGTGGCCTGGCAGCCGGTCTGGGTATTGGATACCTGCTGTCGAAGTTTGGTCTCGGGGCGGGCCTCGCCTCGTTGCTATCGAACCTGATCCTGATTGCGCTCGTCGCCTTCGTGGTGATGTGGATCATTCGCAAGGTGCGTGGCAGCCGTCCGCAAGGTCCCGCCTACGCGACGGGCGGCCCCTCCTTGGGTGGCGACCGCGAGCCGTACGTGCCGCAACCTGCAGCGCCGGCTCCGCAGGCGCCTACGCCGGCGGCCTCCTCGCTCAACACCGGCAATGCGTCGGGTTTGGGCGCTGGCGCCGCAACCGCAGCACAGTCGTGGAACCTGGGCGGTCCGGCCGCCTCGACCGCGCAGGCTGTCAACGCTCAACCGGCTGCAGCCGCGCCGCAGCAGCCGTGGGGCGTGCCGGCAGATTTCGACACGCAAGCCTTCCTGCGCAACGCCAAGGTGTACTTCATCCGCCTGCAGGCCGCTTGGGATGCGGGCAATCTCAACGACATCCGCGAGTTCACCACGCCCGAGATGTTCGCCGAGATCAAGATGGACCTGGCTGACCGCGGCACTTCGCCCAACAAGACCGACGTGGTCTCGGTTGAAGCCGAAATGCTGGGTATCGAAACTCAGGCCGCCGAATACCTCGCGAGCGTGCGCTTCTCGGGCATGATCCGCGAAGAAGCCAACGCGCCCGCACAGCCGTTTGCTGAGGTGTGGAATCTGACCAAGCCGACGCAGGGTGCGGGGGGGTGGGTCTTGGCGGGCATTCAGCAGTTGCAATGA